In a genomic window of Chryseobacterium sp. G0162:
- a CDS encoding DNA topoisomerase IV subunit B, whose product MSQEINPTYSEDNIRTLDWQEHIRLRPGMYIGKLGDGSSADDGIYILLKEILDNSIDEFRMRSGKRIEIKLDDGKVTIRDFGRGIPLGKVVDAVSKMNTGGKYDSKAFKKSVGLNGVGTKAVNALSDYFRVRSFRDGKMKVAEFSRGMIKENFDEKETSDRNGTEISFIPDGDIFLHFKYRKEYIERMLRNYAYLNPGLKIVFNGETYFSENGLKDLLEEELESDILYPIVHLKGEDIELAITHSDKSQTETYFSFVNGQNTTQGGTHLNAFREAYVKTIREFFNKNFDASDIRKSIIAAISINVEEPVFESQTKTKLGSNDMGPNGPTVRTFIIDFLKSKLDNFLHKNPEIAEAIQRKILISERERKELSGIQKLARERAKKVSLHNKKLRDCRQHYNDQKAERKGDSQIFITEGDSASGSITKSRDVETQAVFSLKGKPLNCYGLTKKVVYENEEFNLLQAALNIEESLEDLRYNQVIIATDADVDGMHIRLLMITFFLQFFPDLIKNNHLYILQTPLFRVRNKKETRYCYSEAERVKALNELGKNPEITRFKGLGEISPDEFKHFIGKDIRLEPVVIGKDQTIDQLLEFYMGKNTPDRQTFILENLVVEDDSDIDKKHILDEVSS is encoded by the coding sequence ATGTCACAAGAAATAAATCCAACCTACTCGGAAGATAATATCAGAACCCTCGATTGGCAGGAACATATCCGTCTGCGCCCCGGAATGTACATCGGGAAGCTCGGTGACGGGTCCTCTGCTGATGATGGTATTTACATTTTACTTAAAGAAATCCTGGATAACTCCATTGATGAGTTCAGGATGAGATCCGGTAAAAGAATTGAAATAAAACTGGATGACGGAAAGGTCACTATTCGTGACTTTGGCCGTGGAATTCCGTTGGGGAAGGTAGTAGATGCCGTTTCCAAAATGAATACCGGAGGTAAATACGACAGTAAAGCATTTAAAAAATCTGTCGGACTGAACGGGGTGGGTACAAAAGCTGTAAATGCCCTTTCAGACTATTTCAGAGTACGTTCTTTCCGTGATGGGAAAATGAAGGTGGCGGAATTCTCCCGCGGGATGATCAAAGAGAACTTTGATGAAAAAGAAACCTCGGACAGAAACGGAACCGAAATTTCATTTATTCCGGATGGAGACATCTTCCTGCATTTCAAATACAGAAAAGAGTATATCGAAAGAATGCTCCGGAATTATGCCTATCTGAATCCGGGATTGAAAATAGTATTCAACGGGGAAACCTATTTTTCTGAAAATGGTCTGAAAGACCTTTTAGAGGAAGAACTGGAAAGTGATATTCTTTATCCGATTGTTCATTTAAAAGGGGAGGATATTGAATTGGCAATTACCCATTCTGATAAATCACAAACGGAAACTTATTTTTCATTCGTTAACGGACAGAATACAACACAGGGGGGTACGCACCTTAATGCTTTCCGTGAAGCCTATGTGAAAACGATCCGTGAGTTTTTCAATAAGAATTTTGATGCTTCCGATATTAGGAAATCAATCATTGCAGCCATTTCCATCAATGTAGAAGAACCGGTTTTCGAATCCCAGACCAAAACAAAGCTGGGATCTAATGATATGGGACCTAACGGACCTACCGTAAGGACTTTTATTATTGATTTTCTTAAAAGTAAGCTTGATAATTTCCTACATAAAAACCCTGAAATAGCTGAGGCCATCCAAAGAAAAATTCTGATCTCTGAGAGAGAGAGAAAAGAACTTTCCGGAATCCAGAAGCTGGCAAGAGAAAGAGCTAAAAAAGTATCTCTGCATAATAAGAAACTTCGTGACTGCAGACAGCATTATAACGATCAGAAAGCTGAGAGAAAAGGAGATTCACAGATTTTTATTACCGAGGGAGATTCTGCATCAGGATCTATCACCAAATCAAGAGATGTAGAAACACAGGCGGTATTCTCATTAAAAGGAAAGCCGCTGAACTGCTATGGATTGACGAAGAAAGTGGTGTATGAAAATGAAGAGTTTAACCTTCTTCAGGCTGCTTTGAATATTGAAGAAAGTTTGGAAGACCTGAGATACAATCAAGTAATTATTGCAACGGATGCCGATGTTGATGGAATGCACATCCGTTTGTTGATGATTACCTTCTTCCTGCAATTTTTCCCGGATCTGATTAAAAATAATCACCTTTATATCCTTCAGACCCCATTATTCAGGGTTAGAAATAAAAAAGAGACAAGATATTGTTATTCAGAAGCAGAACGGGTAAAAGCCTTGAATGAACTTGGGAAAAATCCTGAAATTACACGATTTAAAGGATTAGGGGAAATTTCTCCGGATGAATTTAAGCATTTCATCGGAAAAGATATCCGTTTAGAACCGGTAGTAATTGGAAAAGATCAGACTATAGATCAGCTACTGGAGTTTTATATGGGAAAAAATACACCAGACAGACAAACTTTTATCCTTGAGAACTTAGTGGTGGAAGATGATTCTGATATTGATAAAAAACACATTCTTGATGAAGTAAGCAGCTAA